One genomic window of Pseudoxanthomonas sp. includes the following:
- the arsC gene encoding arsenate reductase (glutaredoxin) (This arsenate reductase requires both glutathione and glutaredoxin to convert arsenate to arsenite, after which the efflux transporter formed by ArsA and ArsB can extrude the arsenite from the cell, providing resistance.), which produces MKATIYHNPACGTSRNTLALIRHAGIEPEVIEYLQQPPTKDRLTDLIHRAGLSVREAIRQKGTPFLELGLDNEALTDDALLDAMLATPVLINRPLVETDLGVRLARPSEAVLDILPPLPSPFQKEDGETVLDIRTPSANS; this is translated from the coding sequence ATGAAGGCAACCATCTATCACAACCCTGCCTGCGGCACGTCGCGCAACACGCTCGCCCTGATCCGACACGCCGGCATTGAGCCAGAGGTGATCGAGTATCTGCAGCAGCCGCCGACCAAGGACAGGCTCACTGACTTGATTCACCGCGCTGGCTTGTCTGTGCGCGAAGCGATACGCCAAAAGGGCACGCCGTTCTTGGAACTCGGCCTCGATAATGAAGCCCTGACGGACGATGCGCTGCTGGATGCCATGCTCGCCACGCCTGTCCTTATCAACAGGCCGTTAGTCGAGACTGACCTGGGGGTTCGTCTCGCACGACCTTCTGAGGCGGTCTTGGACATCCTGCCGCCACTACCCAGCCCCTTCCAAAAAGAGGACGGCGAGACAGTGCTCGACATCAGGACTCCGAGCGCCAACAGCTAG
- the arsN2 gene encoding arsenic resistance N-acetyltransferase ArsN2 — MEIIVPIALDERVLGLLVSSGLPVEDLRDGVPRLYAGVEDDGHLIGVVAIEVHDGVGLLRSLAVRPDARGAGLSLALIGAGERLVAQAGIARLFLLTTTAAPLFERCGYVETARSEAPDAIRSTQQFSGMCPSSASFMSKRI; from the coding sequence ATGGAAATCATCGTGCCGATTGCACTGGACGAGCGGGTCTTGGGCCTGCTCGTATCCAGTGGACTGCCCGTCGAAGACCTGCGCGATGGTGTGCCACGGCTCTACGCTGGTGTCGAGGATGACGGCCACCTTATCGGCGTCGTGGCGATTGAGGTTCACGACGGTGTCGGCTTGCTGCGCTCGCTCGCTGTTCGTCCAGACGCGCGCGGCGCGGGCCTGTCCTTGGCGCTGATCGGTGCCGGCGAGCGGTTGGTGGCACAAGCAGGCATCGCGCGACTGTTCCTACTGACCACGACGGCTGCGCCGCTGTTTGAACGCTGTGGTTACGTGGAGACCGCCAGGTCGGAAGCACCTGATGCGATCCGTTCGACCCAGCAGTTTTCTGGAATGTGCCCGTCTTCGGCGAGCTTCATGTCCAAGAGAATTTAG